The following proteins are co-located in the Micromonospora viridifaciens genome:
- a CDS encoding type II toxin-antitoxin system RelE/ParE family toxin: MNSVGQRHIRYHPRAWEELQQLDRAGYVALRTVIKAYEKGEELDRHYKQLKGHKGRYHELRATSEGKEYRALFRFDGQYSTVVWILTTFEKKSDKTPLYLILRAKTRWKLYRGGGSDE, translated from the coding sequence GTGAACAGCGTGGGACAGCGGCACATCCGCTACCACCCCAGAGCGTGGGAAGAACTACAGCAGCTGGATCGAGCCGGCTACGTCGCCCTACGTACGGTGATCAAAGCCTACGAAAAGGGCGAGGAACTTGATCGCCACTACAAGCAGCTCAAGGGCCACAAGGGCAGGTATCACGAGCTTCGAGCCACATCGGAAGGCAAGGAGTACCGAGCGCTCTTCAGGTTCGACGGACAGTACAGCACGGTCGTCTGGATCCTGACAACTTTCGAGAAAAAGTCCGATAAGACCCCGTTGTACCTTATCCTGCGGGCGAAGACCCGCTGGAAGCTCTACCGCGGCGGGGGCAGTGACGAGTAG